Proteins found in one Syntrophobacterales bacterium genomic segment:
- the rpmG gene encoding 50S ribosomal protein L33, translating to MRQLVILACIDCKNRNYTTTKNKQKTPDRLELKKYCNTCKKHTAHRETK from the coding sequence ATGAGGCAATTAGTGATCCTTGCATGTATTGATTGCAAGAACAGGAACTATACAACCACAAAGAACAAGCAGAAGACACCGGACAGGCTGGAACTCAAGAAATACTGTAATACGTGTAAAAAACATACCGCTCATAGGGAGACAAAATAA